One genomic window of Lytechinus variegatus isolate NC3 chromosome 1, Lvar_3.0, whole genome shotgun sequence includes the following:
- the LOC121413418 gene encoding uncharacterized protein LOC121413418: MTTMATGRVEFPQLRPLGRPPKKANTITTGLRDSSRLVDINLSSRLINRLPATISSTSVDEDAPVCEDPSPPRHFSLQGQPKNKTAEKRLQFYKRMSSRNLIGVQNAVETTTPGNLDSHKVGEKEERARRPFTRSESFRLGAIKELAKQNSSLSDIYDDSAYLRRSSNFSDGTVDVVKTRSVPRPRGKSLTKQISLLSLRSNTSTMSLMSLDKVGRSGRRRSRGSFNPRSGSRTRKSGRQGESPSRIGGRLSRRSQLKAIAPPPSLLKHRFMKAVRLLQLINRSFQINKRSRYVREQDAESVGLGSHSPSKKEVGIFFDLNHFKARKEGQLSLDVKRILMKEPCDRSHEEVKKTLVSLRTTLDAFCEFPVQMQQSIAKFGFYNKLEKRRVIVREGHRADNFHLMLSGTAIVTTTTRDEQTQEPRVKLVNFIKRGNTFGERELMTGVVRPHTIVSHEEVELLSLDREEYMTIFTPKNELEIEQDVDVASFLRTITVFNDWPVEKLPKNNPAICLLTYFRKGAVVCLNSNKTEWIYIVKSGACQVLKELKEPITTTPRKTKGIEPHRKKLTTHKANRRKKLKLPPIIKVTEDDQPSSTSWPSSPAPSIRDDVSTASIGSDGEPKVSKEKGRFYRAAKTVFSTEVQLRQKLDCIGNAEEHISLLDNINARSRSPRLADLTTTLMASMASDAGSTRDCDERNSIFLKLRRCVSGEVFGLNSVLFKSVGGSPSLTLTSEGAECILISKSFFLQHLTETAKDHLLRTVPPWPAEARLQELLQEHADWDKYKSAMIGDIITFNKKVATGII; this comes from the exons ATGACGACAATGGCGACTGGACGGGTGGAGTTCCCTCAACTTCGACCACTGGGTCGACCGCCAAAGAAAGCGAACACGATCACTACCGGCTTGAGAGATTCATCAAGACTAGTTGACATCAACTTGAGTTCTCGCTTGATTAATCGTTTGCCGGCCACCATTTCGTCAACGAGCGTTGATGAAGATGCGCCGGTGTGTGAAGACCCATCCCCTCCTCGTCATTTCTCTCTTCAGGGTCAGCCGAAGAATAAAACCGCCGAGAAGCGACTTCAGTTCTACAAACGAATGAGCAGTCGTAATTTAATCGGAGTTCAAAACGCGGTTGAAACCACTACTCCCGGGAACCTTGATAGCCATAAGGTTGGAGAAAAAGAGGAGAGGGCGCGACGGCCGTTTACGCGTTCGGAGAGTTTCCGACTTGGAGCTATCAAGGAACTCGCCAAGCAAAACAGCTCTCTGAGTGACATTTACGACGACAGTGCGTACTTACGACGATCGAGTAATTTCAGCGATGGAACAGTAGATGTAGTCAAAACGCGCTCCGTGCCTCGACCGCGAGGAAAGTCTCTCACAAAACAAATAAGTCTTCTCAGTCTTCGCTCGAACACGTCGACGATGTCATTGATGAGTTTAGACAAGGTTGGAAGGAGTGGGAGAAGGAGAAGCAGAGGTAGCTTTAATCCAAGGTCGGGCTCACGAACTAGGAAGTCAGGTCGACAGGGAGAATCACCATCGCGCATTGGCGGGAGACTGAGCAGAAGATCGCAACTCAAGGCTATCGCTCCTCCTCCAAGTTTG TTAAAGCACCGTTTTATGAAGGCTGTTAGACTTCTCCAGCTAATCAACCGCTCGTTTCAGATCAACAAAAG AAGCCGTTATGTGAGGGAACAAGACGCCGAGAGTGTCGGTCTGGGTAGCCATTCTCCTTCTAAGAAAGAAGTAGGAATCTTCTTCGATCTTAATCACTTCAAGGCGAGAAAAGAG GGTCAGCTCAGTTTGGACGTTAAACGGATTTTAATGAAGGAACCATGTGACAGGAGTCATGAAGAAGTAAAGAAG aCATTGGTTTCACTTCGTACTACTCTGGACGCTTTCTGCGAGTTTCCAGTTCAAATGCAACAATCTATCGCAAAATTTGGATTCTATAACAA gCTTGAGAAACGTCGCGTGATCGTACGGGAAGGTCATCGAGCAGATAATTTTCACCTGATGTTATCAGGTACAGCGATCGTCACCACAACCACCCGGGATGAACAAACTCAAGAACCAAGGGTTAAACTTGTCAACTTCATCAAGAGAGGAAATACTTTCGGA GAACGAGAACTGATGACTGGGGTTGTGAGACCACACACCATAGTATCTCACGAGGAAGTGGAATTACTTAGCCTAGATAGAGAG GAATATATGACAATCTTCACACCTAAGAACGAGCTTGAGATCGAGCAGGACGTCGATGTGGCCAGTTTTCTTCGTACGATCACGGTTTTTAATGATTGGCCTGTCGAGAAGCTACCGAAGAACAACCCTGCTATCTGTCTTCTCACCTACTTTAGAAAGGGCGCGGTGGTTTGCCTGAACAGCAACAAGACGGAATGGATTTATATCGTCAAATCT GGAGCTTGTCAAGTGCTAAAAGAACTCAAAGAACCTATAACTACAACTCCACGCAAGACAAAGGGGATAGAACCTCACAGGAAGAAACTAACAACTCACAAAGCAAATCGCA GAAAGAAACTGAAGTTACCTCCCATCATCAAAGTCACGGAAGACGACCAACCCTCATCCACCTCTTGGCCCTCTAGCCCCGCCCCTAGCATCAGAGATGACGTCAGCACAGCAAGCATTGGAAGTGATGGGGAGCCGAAGGTATCCAAGGAGAAAGGAAGGTTTTACAGGGCAGCTAAAACGGTTTTCTCCACCGAGGTACAACTCAGACAGAAGCTGGACTGTATTGGAAACGCCGAGGAACACATCTCAT tgTTGGATAACATTAATGCCCGGAGTCGCAGCCCTCGCCTCGCTGATTTAACG ACAACGTTGATGGCGTCCATGGCTTCTGATGCTGGTAGTACACGAGATTGTGACGAGAGGAATTCAATCTTTCTTAAACTCAGACGATGTGTTTCGGGTGAAGTTTTC gGGCTCAACTCAGTCCTCTTCAAGTCTGTTGGGGGCTCCCCTAGTTTAACTCTGACGTCAGAAGGAGCCGAGTGTATCCTCATCTCTAAGAGTTTCTTCCTGCAGCACCTAACTGAGACAGCCAAAGATCATCTACTTCGTACC GTCCCTCCGTGGCCGGCTGAAGCTCGTTTACAAGAATTACTTCAAGAACACGCTGATTGGGATAAATATAAATCAGCTATGATCGGAGATATCATCACATTCAACAAGAAGGTAGCCACTGGTATAATCTGA